Proteins from a single region of Hordeum vulgare subsp. vulgare chromosome 6H, MorexV3_pseudomolecules_assembly, whole genome shotgun sequence:
- the LOC123405942 gene encoding uncharacterized protein LOC123405942 produces the protein MATATATASRPSGPVLLIPGYRSTSPARVNLTAGGATRSPAKSVSVSSSSSSSPAGKSRRSCMCSPTNHPGSFRCSLHKERKQADPTGNSKPGSPPSIGSGCTKHHGGALVRLVPMESGHWARRALAPSPAAQQRRRVGRSRSRPSRLSAMSMAGDRAGDNHQ, from the coding sequence atggcgacggcgacggcgactgcGAGTAGGCCCAGCGGGCCGGTCCTATTGATTCCCGGCTACCGCTCCACCTCGCCCGCCCGCGTCAACCTCACCGCCGGTGGCGCCACCCGCTCCCCGGCCAAGTCCGTCAGcgtctcgtcttcttcctcctcgtcccCTGCCGGCAAGAGCCGTCGGTCCTGCATGTGCTCCCCCACGAACCACCCGGGTTCATTCCGCTGCAGCCTCCACAAGGAACGCAAGCAGGCAGATCCGACCGGCAACAGCAAGCCCGGCTCGCCGCCTTCCATCGGCAGCGGCTGCACGAAGCATCATGGCGGCGCGCTGGTGCGGCTTGTCCCCATGGAGAGCGGGCACTGGGCACGCAGGGCGCTGGCGCCGTCCCCCGCGGCGCAGCAGCGGAGGCGTGTGGGCAGGTCCCGCTCGCGGCCGAGCCGGCTCTCCGCCATGTCCATGGCCGGTGACCGCGCCGGCGACAACCACCAGTAG
- the LOC123405943 gene encoding uncharacterized protein LOC123405943, with amino-acid sequence MATATATASRPSGPVLLITSYRSASPTRVNLPARSPGKSVSVSSPKQLPTVSSRSRRSSCMCSPTNHPGSFRCSLHKERKQGSSKPASPPSTSKSRGGALARLVPMGSGHWAHRALAPPLAKQQSMQHRRKSAGGFLPRPSRLSAVSTAGDSQ; translated from the coding sequence atggcgacggcgacggcgacggcgagtcgGCCCAGCGGCCCGGTGCTGTTGATCACCAGCTACCGCTCGGCCTCGCCCACCCGAGTCAACCTCCCCGCCCGCTCGCCGGGCAAGTCCGTCAGCGTCTCCTCCCCGAAACAACTTCCCACCGTCTCCTCCAGGAGCCGGCGGTCCTCCTGCATGTGCTCCCCGACGAACCACCCGGGCTCGTTCCGCTGCAGCCTCCACAAGGAGCGCAAGCAGGGCAGCAGCAAGCCCGCCTCCCCGCCGTCAACATCGAAGAGCAGGGGCGGCGCGCTGGCTCGGCTCGTCCCCATGGGGAGCGGGCACTGGGCACACAGGGCGCTCGCGCCGCCCCTCGCTAAGCAGCAGTCGATGCAGCACCGGAGGAAGAGCGCGGGCGGGTTCCTCCCCCGGCCCAGCCGGCTCTCCGCCGTGTCCACGGCCGGCGACAGCCAGTAA